One part of the Vitis riparia cultivar Riparia Gloire de Montpellier isolate 1030 chromosome 15, EGFV_Vit.rip_1.0, whole genome shotgun sequence genome encodes these proteins:
- the LOC117931994 gene encoding heat shock protein 90-5, chloroplastic-like, with protein sequence MSNASDALDKLKFLSVTEPSLLGDAGELETSIKPDPDNGTITITDTGIGMTKEEFVDCLGTIAQSSTSKFLKALKENQDLGADNGLIGQFGVGFYSAFLVAEKVIVSTKSPKACLTRLLQNPKRSKPEGDAKIDIPDGGLAVENGDSWESKWQLWVAMLIYLIWKASVT encoded by the exons ATGAGTAATGCAAGTGATGCTCTTGATAAGTTGAAATTCCTAAGTGTGACAGAGCCCTCTCTACTCGGAGATGCTGGTGAGCTAGAAACAAGCATAAAACCTGATCCCGATAATGGAACCATTACTATAACAGATACTGGTATTGGAATGACCAAGGAAGAGTTCGTTGACTGTCTTGGAACTATAGCCCAGAGTAGTACTTCAAAATTCTTGAAGGCTCTTAAGGAAAATCAGGATCTCGGGGCTGATAACGGGTTGATTGGTCAATTTGGTGTTGGGTTCTATTCTGCATTTCTGGTTGCTGAGAAGGTGATAGTGTCAACGAAGAGCCCCAAAGCCTGTTTGACAAGGCTACTCCAAAATCCCAAGAG ATCCAAGCCTGAAGGTGACGCCAAGATCGACATTCCCGACGGTGGTTTGGCTGTGGAAAACGGCGACAGTTGGGAGAGCAAGTGGCAGCTGTGGGTCGCAATGCTGATTTATTTAATCTGGAAAGCCTCTGTTACGTGA